In the genome of Leeuwenhoekiella sp. MAR_2009_132, one region contains:
- a CDS encoding LacI family DNA-binding transcriptional regulator, with protein MATKTTLKAIAEHLNLSISTVSKALADSKEISEATKIVVKNAARQLKYRPNAMARGLKNSHTRTLGVVIPNILHTFFAKVLMGMEEEARKNGYNLVTCISNESLEKERQSLNMLCDVSVDAIIISLTSETQQTEEIEHLNDILYYDIPLVMFDRVSSLVDCDSVVINDYKGAYDATSYLLEIGCKNVAFLSCLSKTSVGKKRLAGYEDAIKANGNNLPKIINTTLIDLEENLNTFISDNVIDAILTTDESSAIYTMNTLRTNGLMVPNDVSVIGFTDGNLARNYFPSVTTVKQQAEIMGSKAIQIAIENINRKVVKAPSQEVIETELVVRNSTRRITA; from the coding sequence ATGGCAACAAAGACAACTTTAAAAGCAATCGCTGAACATTTAAATCTTTCGATCTCTACAGTATCAAAAGCACTGGCAGATAGTAAAGAAATTAGCGAGGCCACAAAAATTGTTGTCAAAAATGCTGCACGCCAATTAAAGTATAGACCTAATGCGATGGCCAGGGGATTAAAGAATAGCCATACGAGGACTTTAGGGGTGGTTATTCCTAATATACTACATACCTTTTTTGCCAAAGTACTTATGGGTATGGAGGAAGAAGCCCGAAAAAATGGTTATAATCTAGTTACGTGTATATCTAACGAATCGCTTGAAAAAGAAAGACAAAGTCTTAATATGCTTTGTGATGTTTCGGTAGATGCCATTATTATAAGTCTTACTTCAGAAACCCAGCAGACTGAAGAAATAGAACATCTCAATGACATTCTTTATTATGATATTCCGTTAGTGATGTTTGACCGTGTGAGTTCTTTAGTAGATTGTGACAGTGTAGTTATTAATGACTATAAAGGGGCTTATGATGCTACTTCTTATTTGTTAGAAATAGGCTGTAAAAATGTGGCGTTCTTGTCGTGTTTAAGTAAAACCTCAGTAGGCAAAAAACGACTTGCAGGATATGAAGATGCTATTAAAGCAAACGGAAATAATTTGCCTAAAATAATTAATACAACTCTTATTGATCTTGAAGAAAATCTCAACACTTTTATAAGCGATAACGTTATAGATGCCATTTTAACTACAGATGAATCTAGTGCAATTTATACGATGAATACTTTGCGCACAAATGGATTAATGGTGCCTAATGATGTAAGTGTTATAGGCTTTACAGACGGTAATTTAGCACGAAACTATTTCCCCTCTGTAACCACAGTTAAGCAACAAGCTGAAATTATGGGTTCAAAAGCAATACAAATCGCAATAGAAAATATCAATAGAAAAGTAGTAAAAGCACCCTCACAAGAGGTTATTGAAACCGAACTTGTAGTTAGAAACAGTACCCGAAGAATTACTGCTTAA
- a CDS encoding UDP-glucose--hexose-1-phosphate uridylyltransferase → MVDFNDNSHRRYNILTGEWVLVSPHRTKRPWQGKEEEITSEVRPSYDPDCYLCPGNERAGGHKNENYTEPWSFVNDFGALKNDVPAAKFKSGLLKAESESGICKVVCFSPDHSLTLPVMQVEAIDDVIALWQREFKQLSEKTDINHVQIFENKGAIMGCSNPHPHGQIWAQRTIPQEVVKKNKQQREYWQNNNSSLLGDYIKEELELKERIIFETEYFIALVPYWAVWPYEVMIAPKQQHRNILSLNAEERLDYAKIIKAVTIKYDNLFKISFPYSSGIHQAPTDGQDWESWHFHMSFYPPLLRSATVKKFMVGYEMFATPQRDITAEMAAETLRKLADTHYTNL, encoded by the coding sequence ATGGTAGATTTTAATGATAATTCACACAGAAGATACAATATACTTACAGGAGAATGGGTCCTTGTTTCTCCGCATAGAACAAAGCGCCCCTGGCAGGGAAAAGAAGAAGAAATAACCAGCGAGGTTCGACCCAGTTATGATCCTGATTGTTACTTATGCCCCGGTAACGAACGTGCAGGAGGTCATAAAAATGAAAACTATACAGAGCCCTGGTCTTTTGTTAATGATTTTGGAGCATTAAAAAATGATGTTCCGGCTGCAAAGTTTAAATCGGGTCTTTTAAAAGCTGAGTCTGAAAGCGGTATTTGTAAAGTGGTATGTTTCTCACCAGATCATTCACTCACACTTCCCGTTATGCAAGTGGAAGCAATTGATGATGTTATTGCATTATGGCAACGCGAGTTTAAACAACTTAGCGAAAAGACAGATATCAATCACGTTCAAATTTTTGAAAACAAAGGTGCTATAATGGGCTGTAGTAATCCACACCCACACGGTCAAATATGGGCACAACGCACAATACCACAAGAGGTTGTTAAGAAAAACAAACAACAACGCGAGTACTGGCAAAATAATAACTCCAGTCTTTTAGGAGATTATATCAAAGAAGAACTTGAGTTAAAAGAACGTATAATTTTTGAAACCGAATATTTTATAGCACTTGTTCCCTATTGGGCAGTTTGGCCTTATGAGGTTATGATTGCTCCTAAGCAACAACATCGTAATATTTTAAGTCTTAATGCAGAGGAGCGTTTAGATTATGCGAAAATTATTAAAGCTGTTACCATAAAATACGATAACCTTTTCAAAATATCATTTCCATACAGCTCTGGTATACATCAAGCCCCTACAGATGGTCAGGATTGGGAATCCTGGCATTTTCATATGTCTTTCTATCCACCGTTACTGCGCTCTGCAACGGTTAAAAAATTTATGGTAGGCTATGAAATGTTTGCAACTCCACAAAGAGATATAACTGCTGAGATGGCTGCAGAAACTTTACGTAAATTAGCAGACACACATTATACGAACCTATAA